In the Acropora muricata isolate sample 2 chromosome 1, ASM3666990v1, whole genome shotgun sequence genome, one interval contains:
- the LOC136923688 gene encoding uncharacterized protein translates to MGDCEETRKGQNLETIISKLSREQPNGRRDSFMLISGLEHSNVTFHLGSGSAQDSDGEESEPDLFQCGKCKQMFTRLQKYLKHKASKDCSVSINPRKQDGLKPCHKWRRRLKCT, encoded by the exons ATGGGTGACTGCGAAGAAACGAGAAAGGG GCAAAACCTGGAGACAATAATCTCGAAGCTTTCAAGAGAGCAACCGAATGGTCGTCGGGACAGCTTTATGCTG ATATCGGGGCTAGAACACTCCAATGTGACCTTCCATCTGGGTTCAGGATCAG CACAAGATTCAGATGGAGAAGAAAGCGAACCCGATCTTTTTCAGTGCGGCAAATGCAAGCAAATGTTCACCAGGTTACAGAAATATCTCAAACACAAAGCATCCAAGGACTGCAGTGTTTCAATTAATCCAAGGAAACAGGACGGTCTTAAGCCCTGTCACAAATGGAGACGTAGGTTAAAGTGTACATGA